One stretch of Siphonobacter curvatus DNA includes these proteins:
- a CDS encoding SDR family oxidoreductase, whose protein sequence is MTKTIFITGASAGIGKATAKLFASKGWKVIATMRKPELEQELTQLEQVTLLPLDVTNPEQIKATTQQALASGDIDVVFNNAGYALLGALEAIPDEELVRQMDTNFLGVVRVTQAFIPYFRERKSGLFITTGSSAGLMGFPVSSMYDASKWALEGWSESLSFELNALGIGIKTIEPGMVATEIQNRSVMASHPDYDTLLHKFMTAITSSPNGSTAEQIAEVVYEAATDGTNTLRYVCGEDAKALYAQRLAVGDEAFREVIKQMITEI, encoded by the coding sequence ATGACAAAGACGATTTTTATTACGGGTGCTTCGGCGGGGATTGGTAAGGCTACGGCAAAATTATTCGCGAGTAAAGGCTGGAAGGTTATTGCGACCATGCGTAAGCCGGAACTGGAGCAAGAGCTAACTCAACTCGAACAGGTGACGCTGCTGCCGCTGGACGTAACCAATCCCGAACAGATCAAAGCAACGACGCAACAGGCTCTGGCCTCAGGCGATATTGACGTTGTATTCAACAATGCCGGATACGCCTTGCTGGGAGCTCTGGAGGCCATCCCCGATGAGGAGCTGGTTCGGCAGATGGATACTAATTTTCTGGGCGTAGTCCGGGTGACGCAGGCGTTCATACCGTATTTTCGGGAACGAAAAAGTGGACTGTTCATTACGACTGGCTCGTCGGCGGGTTTGATGGGCTTCCCGGTAAGTTCCATGTACGACGCCAGCAAATGGGCACTGGAAGGTTGGAGCGAAAGCCTGTCCTTCGAATTGAACGCCTTAGGAATCGGTATCAAAACCATTGAACCCGGTATGGTAGCCACCGAAATCCAGAACCGATCCGTAATGGCCTCGCATCCGGATTACGATACGCTGTTGCATAAGTTTATGACGGCCATCACGTCTAGTCCCAACGGTTCTACGGCCGAGCAGATCGCCGAAGTGGTCTACGAAGCCGCTACCGATGGAACAAATACGTTGCGGTACGTGTGCGGCGAAGACGCCAAAGCCTTGTATGCCCAGCGGCTGGCCGTGGGGGACGAGGCCTTCCGGGAGGTAATCAAGCAAATGATTACTGAAATTTAA
- a CDS encoding SDR family oxidoreductase — translation MKKALITGANKSIGLETARQLLKLGYFVYLGSRDLENGRKALEQLKAEGLDQAEVILLDVSDSQSVAAARTAIGHQTDVLDVLINNAGINGGMPQSALTLSLDRMEEAFNVNVYGVVRVTQAFIDLLKKAEQPRIVNVSSSGCSLTLSSDPNWRFYHHKAAIYQPSKAALNMYTIDLAYELRDTPFKVNAVDPGFTATDFNNHRGDDSPENAGQRIVKYALIGADGPTGRFISEYHNPDTGEIPW, via the coding sequence ATGAAAAAAGCATTAATCACCGGTGCCAATAAAAGTATTGGCTTGGAAACAGCACGTCAGCTACTGAAACTGGGTTACTTTGTGTATCTGGGTAGTCGCGATCTAGAAAACGGACGGAAAGCTCTGGAACAACTAAAAGCCGAAGGGCTGGATCAGGCGGAGGTTATTCTTCTGGATGTCAGCGATTCGCAATCCGTAGCAGCGGCCCGCACGGCGATTGGCCATCAAACGGACGTATTGGATGTACTGATCAATAACGCGGGTATTAACGGAGGCATGCCCCAATCGGCCCTGACTTTATCCCTGGATCGCATGGAGGAGGCCTTCAATGTCAATGTGTACGGAGTGGTCCGGGTAACCCAGGCGTTTATCGATCTGCTGAAAAAAGCCGAACAGCCCCGCATTGTCAATGTATCGTCCAGTGGCTGCTCGCTGACGTTAAGTAGTGACCCTAACTGGCGATTTTATCACCACAAAGCAGCGATCTATCAACCCTCGAAAGCGGCTTTAAATATGTACACGATTGATCTGGCTTACGAACTGCGGGATACGCCCTTCAAGGTGAATGCCGTTGACCCGGGATTCACAGCCACCGATTTTAATAATCACCGGGGCGATGACAGTCCTGAAAACGCGGGCCAACGGATTGTTAAGTATGCCCTCATCGGAGCGGACGGCCCTACGGGTCGGTTTATCAGTGAGTATCATAATCCGGATACGGGGGAGATTCCTTGGTAA
- a CDS encoding DinB family protein gives MNTREQMLRQFRLLTDWYVSVLEGITEEQGSQVLSEHTNSLEWIAGHLLIMRARNTVRLGQPVESYPYLDLFVDPTLPPPQFIPFDRSKKYPGLTELVQDWTQYSDRFIETLEAADDWVLQTEIPLQGPTGGTTVEDLFTSMVLHEAFHIGQMSILRKALGYQAMYWFRRRENQERSGILNEA, from the coding sequence ATGAACACACGAGAGCAGATGCTAAGGCAGTTTCGGCTGCTGACCGACTGGTATGTTTCCGTACTGGAAGGCATTACAGAGGAACAGGGTAGCCAGGTACTAAGTGAGCATACGAATAGTCTGGAATGGATTGCGGGTCATCTACTGATCATGCGGGCCAGAAATACCGTTCGTTTGGGGCAGCCCGTAGAAAGTTATCCGTATCTGGACCTCTTTGTCGATCCAACCCTGCCGCCGCCCCAGTTCATACCCTTTGACCGAAGCAAAAAATACCCAGGCTTGACGGAGCTGGTACAGGATTGGACCCAGTATTCTGACCGCTTTATCGAGACCCTCGAAGCCGCAGACGACTGGGTATTACAAACGGAAATTCCCTTGCAGGGGCCCACGGGAGGTACCACCGTTGAAGACCTGTTTACTTCGATGGTATTACACGAAGCCTTTCACATCGGGCAAATGAGCATCCTTCGCAAGGCACTCGGTTATCAAGCCATGTATTGGTTCCGTCGTCGGGAAAATCAGGAACGAAGTGGTATCTTGAACGAAGCTTAA
- a CDS encoding helix-turn-helix domain-containing protein: MNHPTPIKLESIAEVHRYLGLPKPLHPLISLLDNTNQQFDTNKLPQYDVLSFYKITFITQCSGKVRYGQGYYDFDEGSMLFAAPNQLMGRDREPTDHAGYALLIHPDFLQGFPLASKIRQYGFFSYSLTEALHLSDQEKTTILSVFKHMEEELNSRIDDLSQEVIIAQIELLLTYADRFYRRQFITRKPISHELLPKLEELLNCYFYDGTALRSGIPTVQYLAEQLHYSPTYLSDLLRSLTGQNAQQHIHGKLIEIAKEKLSASTLSISEVAYELGFEHPQSFSKLFKIKTNVSPLEFKRLFAREIPPERSAG; this comes from the coding sequence ATGAACCACCCTACTCCAATCAAACTCGAATCCATTGCGGAGGTGCACCGGTATTTAGGTTTGCCCAAGCCCCTGCATCCGCTGATTAGTTTACTGGACAATACGAATCAGCAGTTTGATACGAATAAACTTCCCCAGTATGATGTGCTGAGCTTTTATAAGATTACGTTCATCACGCAATGCAGCGGAAAAGTCAGGTACGGTCAGGGTTATTATGATTTTGACGAAGGAAGTATGCTGTTTGCGGCTCCCAATCAACTCATGGGGCGGGATCGGGAACCGACCGATCACGCGGGGTATGCCCTGCTCATTCACCCCGACTTTTTACAGGGTTTTCCCCTTGCTTCAAAGATCCGGCAGTATGGCTTTTTCTCCTATTCCCTTACGGAAGCCCTACACCTTTCCGACCAGGAAAAAACGACGATTCTCTCCGTCTTTAAACATATGGAAGAGGAGCTAAACAGTCGGATCGATGACTTGAGCCAGGAAGTGATCATTGCTCAAATCGAGCTTCTGCTCACGTACGCTGATCGGTTTTACAGGCGTCAGTTTATCACGCGTAAACCCATCAGCCACGAGTTGCTTCCCAAACTAGAAGAGCTGCTGAATTGCTATTTTTACGACGGAACGGCCTTACGTTCGGGCATTCCTACCGTTCAGTATCTGGCTGAGCAGTTGCACTACTCGCCTACTTATTTGAGTGATCTGCTTCGTTCGCTGACCGGACAAAATGCCCAACAGCATATTCACGGCAAACTCATTGAAATAGCCAAAGAAAAACTGTCAGCGAGTACGTTGTCGATCAGCGAAGTAGCGTATGAATTAGGTTTCGAGCATCCACAATCCTTTAGCAAATTATTCAAGATTAAAACAAACGTTTCCCCGTTGGAATTCAAACGGTTATTCGCCCGTGAAATACCTCCGGAACGTTCCGCTGGTTAG
- a CDS encoding ThuA domain-containing protein, translating to MNLIKLNFWIGRRKKGVLLALWAVCLPATLLVAQTNKKVAVKTASPSASTKRILVFSKTSGFRHASIPAGKKALLKLGKERGFLVDTTENAAAFEESNLKRYNAVVFLSTTGTILDASQKAAFERYIQAGGGYAGIHAAADTEHDWPWYNQLVGAYFLSHPQQQNAEIEILDSSHPSTKMLPKRWKRYDEWYNYKSIVPEIEVLGNLDEKTYKGGKNGDNHPFIWHRDFDGGKSFYTGGGHTDESFSDTLFLQHIMGGIESVWSSQLDYKKAHTHPYPEENRFVHEVLKAGLDEPTELAVLDNGKVLFAERKGALKLYDPGKKTIKTVANFPVYTKFEYGLMGLNIDPDFKQNKWIYVYYSPSTGNTPADTAQHLSRFVYDEGRDTVMMNTEKVLLTVPVKRTGCCHTGGSIAWDRKGNLYLSTGDDTNPFNSSGYAPMDERAERSGWDARYTSANTNDLRGKILRIHPEPNGTYTIPEGNLFAAGTEKARPEIYVMGNRNPYRIAVDQRTNYLYWGEVGPDAGQNSEQFGPRGHDEVNQARKAGNFGWPLFVADNRPYRARSFGDSTTKALFDPTKPINDSPHNTGLKELPAAQKAFIYYPYADSPEFGPIVGKGARNAMAGPVYYYDDYPETTVKFPRYYDGKLFAYDWTRDWIHPVTMNPNGDYVSMETFMPNTKFSHVIDMQFAKDGSLYTIEYGQQWFTANADARLSRITYNTGNRKPVAKAIASKLNGAAPMTVKFDARESIDYDGDALTYDWNFGGGIPRQKTVTPSVTFQKPGTYPVTLKVSDRLGNSATTNLTIKVGNAEPQVEIVLKGNKTFYFPDQPITYAVNVSDKEDGKIQQGITEDEVTVTIDYLEGFDKTMLAQGHQANTGASTGKRLIDLSDCKACHTVDKKSVGPSYMDVAKKYRGNAQAERKLASKVIAGGGGVWGEQAMSAHPQLKEEEALDMVRYILSLASRKPVNRQPVAGQYKPVSQKKDGSYVLTASYTDKGNGLIGPLTNSSTLALRSPYLEAGAADGKSEVVVYEITPKVPYAIGLKSGSYLLYKGIDLTSVKEITTSVIASKERFAGGVLAVHLDSPTGPLVGEVEVPQDNKGELKIPLRQEMTGIHPLYFVFKNPSAGQKPLFAFNKINFLASN from the coding sequence ATGAATCTCATCAAGCTAAACTTCTGGATAGGCCGACGTAAAAAAGGGGTGTTACTGGCCCTTTGGGCCGTCTGCCTGCCCGCAACCTTGCTGGTTGCCCAGACAAATAAAAAAGTTGCCGTCAAAACGGCCTCGCCATCGGCCAGTACCAAGCGGATTCTGGTGTTTTCGAAAACATCGGGATTTCGTCACGCGTCCATTCCAGCGGGCAAAAAGGCCCTACTCAAGCTGGGCAAGGAGCGGGGTTTTCTGGTAGATACGACGGAAAATGCGGCGGCCTTTGAGGAATCCAACCTCAAACGGTACAACGCCGTGGTCTTTTTAAGTACCACGGGTACGATTCTCGACGCCTCGCAGAAGGCCGCTTTTGAGCGGTACATTCAGGCGGGGGGCGGTTACGCCGGTATTCACGCGGCGGCGGATACCGAGCATGACTGGCCTTGGTACAATCAGCTGGTCGGGGCCTATTTTCTGAGTCACCCGCAGCAGCAGAACGCGGAGATTGAAATCCTGGATTCCAGCCATCCGTCCACCAAAATGCTCCCTAAACGCTGGAAGCGGTATGATGAATGGTATAACTACAAGAGCATTGTTCCCGAAATCGAAGTACTAGGTAACCTGGACGAGAAAACCTACAAGGGAGGCAAGAACGGCGACAATCACCCGTTCATCTGGCACCGGGATTTTGACGGCGGCAAATCCTTTTATACGGGAGGCGGCCATACGGATGAATCCTTCAGCGATACGCTTTTTCTACAGCACATCATGGGCGGGATTGAATCGGTCTGGTCTAGTCAGTTGGACTATAAAAAGGCCCACACGCATCCGTATCCCGAGGAAAATCGCTTTGTGCACGAAGTGTTGAAGGCGGGTCTGGATGAACCTACGGAACTAGCCGTACTGGACAACGGGAAGGTGCTTTTTGCGGAACGGAAAGGAGCCTTGAAGCTGTACGATCCCGGCAAAAAAACGATTAAAACCGTTGCGAACTTTCCGGTGTATACCAAGTTTGAATACGGCCTGATGGGACTTAACATCGACCCTGATTTCAAGCAGAATAAATGGATTTACGTCTATTATTCACCCAGTACCGGAAACACACCCGCCGATACCGCTCAGCACCTTTCCCGCTTTGTGTACGACGAAGGTCGCGATACGGTCATGATGAATACGGAGAAAGTACTCTTAACCGTACCCGTCAAACGGACGGGCTGTTGCCATACGGGCGGATCGATTGCCTGGGATCGGAAAGGGAATTTATACCTGTCGACGGGCGATGATACCAATCCTTTCAACTCAAGTGGCTACGCTCCGATGGACGAACGGGCCGAACGCAGCGGTTGGGATGCCCGGTATACGTCCGCTAATACTAACGACTTACGGGGTAAAATCCTGCGTATTCATCCCGAGCCGAATGGTACGTATACCATTCCCGAGGGGAACCTGTTTGCTGCGGGAACGGAGAAAGCCCGTCCTGAAATTTACGTCATGGGGAACCGAAATCCGTATCGCATTGCGGTGGATCAGCGTACCAATTACCTCTACTGGGGGGAAGTGGGTCCGGACGCGGGTCAGAATAGCGAACAGTTCGGTCCCCGCGGGCACGATGAAGTAAATCAGGCCCGGAAAGCCGGAAACTTCGGCTGGCCGCTGTTTGTCGCCGACAACCGCCCTTACCGGGCCCGTAGTTTCGGAGATAGTACAACGAAAGCCTTGTTTGACCCGACAAAACCCATTAATGATTCGCCTCATAATACGGGCCTGAAAGAATTGCCAGCGGCCCAGAAAGCTTTTATCTACTATCCCTACGCGGATTCTCCCGAATTCGGACCCATTGTGGGGAAAGGAGCCCGAAACGCCATGGCTGGACCGGTGTACTATTACGACGATTATCCCGAAACGACAGTCAAATTTCCCCGGTACTACGACGGTAAGTTGTTCGCCTACGACTGGACGCGGGACTGGATTCACCCGGTAACCATGAATCCGAACGGCGATTACGTGTCCATGGAAACGTTCATGCCGAACACGAAGTTTTCGCACGTCATCGATATGCAGTTTGCCAAGGACGGCTCTTTGTATACGATTGAATACGGTCAGCAGTGGTTTACGGCCAATGCCGATGCCCGACTATCCCGAATCACCTACAACACCGGAAACCGCAAGCCCGTAGCGAAAGCCATCGCTAGTAAGCTAAACGGAGCCGCCCCGATGACGGTGAAGTTCGATGCCCGCGAGTCCATCGATTACGACGGCGATGCTTTGACGTACGACTGGAATTTTGGTGGCGGAATCCCCCGGCAAAAAACCGTTACCCCAAGCGTTACCTTCCAGAAGCCGGGTACGTATCCCGTTACGCTAAAAGTAAGCGACCGACTGGGAAATTCGGCTACCACCAATCTCACGATCAAGGTAGGCAATGCTGAACCTCAGGTGGAAATTGTGTTAAAAGGTAATAAAACCTTCTACTTTCCCGATCAGCCCATTACGTACGCGGTCAACGTGAGCGACAAGGAGGATGGGAAAATCCAGCAGGGCATTACCGAAGATGAGGTGACCGTTACCATCGACTATCTCGAAGGCTTTGATAAAACCATGCTGGCTCAGGGCCATCAGGCCAATACAGGAGCTTCGACGGGGAAACGGTTGATTGACTTAAGTGACTGTAAGGCCTGCCACACGGTGGATAAAAAATCAGTGGGTCCTTCGTATATGGATGTAGCCAAGAAATACCGGGGTAATGCTCAGGCCGAGCGAAAGCTGGCCAGTAAAGTAATCGCCGGTGGTGGGGGCGTATGGGGCGAACAGGCCATGAGTGCTCACCCCCAGCTCAAAGAAGAGGAAGCCTTGGACATGGTTCGGTACATTCTTTCGCTGGCGAGTAGAAAGCCCGTGAATCGGCAACCCGTAGCAGGCCAGTACAAGCCCGTATCGCAGAAAAAGGATGGTTCGTACGTACTGACCGCCAGTTACACCGATAAAGGAAACGGATTGATTGGCCCCCTGACGAACTCATCCACGCTCGCCTTGCGTTCGCCGTACCTGGAAGCTGGAGCGGCGGATGGGAAAAGTGAAGTAGTAGTGTACGAAATCACGCCGAAAGTTCCTTACGCAATTGGCCTGAAATCGGGTAGTTATCTGCTGTACAAGGGGATTGACCTGACCTCCGTGAAGGAGATTACGACGTCCGTCATTGCTTCCAAAGAGCGATTTGCTGGGGGCGTCTTAGCCGTACACCTCGATTCACCCACGGGGCCCTTGGTAGGAGAAGTGGAGGTGCCTCAGGATAATAAGGGCGAATTGAAGATCCCGCTCCGGCAGGAGATGACGGGTATCCATCCACTATACTTTGTCTTCAAAAATCCATCTGCGGGGCAGAAACCCTTGTTTGCCTTCAATAAAATTAATTTTCTCGCTTCCAACTAA
- a CDS encoding YbhB/YbcL family Raf kinase inhibitor-like protein: MSLESMTTIGTSSTAFTLKSTELGGQLTNSQYFNGMGFSGANQSPQLYWENAPSETKAFAVTMYDIDAPTGSGLWHWVVFNIPAEVRELPSGAGDPTNNQLPEGALQSNTDLGTPGYVGAAPPEGPAHRYLITVHALSKTLELDQNATPALVGFNLHFATLAKASLVAYGQKH, encoded by the coding sequence ATGAGCTTAGAATCAATGACTACTATCGGGACGTCATCCACGGCATTCACCTTGAAAAGTACAGAGCTGGGCGGACAGCTAACCAACTCACAGTACTTCAATGGAATGGGCTTTTCGGGAGCAAATCAGTCACCCCAGCTTTACTGGGAAAATGCCCCCAGCGAAACGAAAGCCTTTGCCGTAACGATGTACGACATAGACGCCCCAACCGGAAGTGGACTCTGGCATTGGGTGGTTTTCAATATACCGGCGGAGGTACGGGAACTCCCCTCGGGAGCTGGTGACCCGACGAACAATCAATTACCGGAAGGGGCTCTGCAAAGCAATACCGACCTGGGTACGCCAGGTTACGTAGGGGCCGCCCCACCGGAGGGCCCTGCCCATCGGTACCTGATCACGGTTCATGCTTTAAGCAAAACGTTGGAACTGGATCAGAACGCCACACCGGCCTTGGTCGGATTTAACCTACACTTTGCAACCCTGGCGAAAGCTTCCCTGGTAGCCTACGGACAAAAACACTAG
- a CDS encoding helix-turn-helix domain-containing protein encodes MKGELKPKPRVFHSISDLHRTFGLPQPSHPLISLLEYSKVQLTAAMLTPTFLMDFYNITFNASAGCSMRYGQTTYDFDEGGLFFTAPGQPLSAVETPVAAMGFTLLIHPDFLRNYPLDTKIKNYGFFTYAVNESLYLSDREKNIITSIARNIGDELETSIDDVSQDVLISLLELLLNYSQRFHKRQFITRKPIHNALLEQLDRILHQYFNDETALLQGLPTVQFLAEQLNVSPRYLGDMLRTLTGHNTQQHIHLKLIEKAKEILTLSNLTVGEIAYQLGFEHPQSFSKLFKSKTNLSPLEFRASFN; translated from the coding sequence ATGAAAGGGGAACTTAAGCCTAAACCACGCGTCTTCCATTCCATCTCCGACTTACACCGGACGTTTGGCTTGCCGCAGCCTAGCCACCCGCTCATCAGTCTGTTGGAGTATAGCAAAGTCCAGCTGACTGCGGCAATGCTGACGCCCACGTTTCTGATGGACTTCTATAATATTACCTTCAACGCATCAGCGGGGTGTTCGATGAGATACGGTCAGACTACTTACGACTTCGACGAAGGGGGACTCTTTTTCACTGCACCGGGGCAGCCCCTGTCCGCCGTTGAAACGCCTGTGGCGGCGATGGGGTTTACGTTGCTGATTCATCCCGATTTTCTACGGAATTATCCGCTGGATACCAAAATCAAAAACTACGGGTTTTTTACGTACGCGGTTAATGAGTCACTGTACCTTTCGGACCGGGAAAAAAACATTATTACGTCTATTGCCCGGAATATTGGTGACGAGCTGGAAACGTCCATTGATGACGTCAGTCAGGATGTACTCATCTCCTTACTGGAGTTGCTGCTGAACTATAGTCAGCGATTTCACAAACGCCAGTTCATTACCAGAAAGCCCATCCACAACGCCTTGCTGGAACAGCTAGACCGGATTTTACACCAGTATTTCAACGATGAAACGGCTTTATTACAGGGCTTGCCAACCGTACAGTTTTTGGCGGAACAACTGAATGTGTCACCCCGCTATCTCGGCGATATGCTGCGTACGCTAACGGGTCATAATACCCAGCAACATATTCATTTAAAGCTGATTGAAAAAGCGAAGGAAATACTCACCCTCAGTAACCTGACGGTAGGAGAGATCGCCTATCAACTGGGATTTGAACACCCGCAGTCGTTCAGCAAGCTGTTTAAATCAAAAACTAATCTGTCGCCACTGGAATTCAGAGCAAGTTTTAATTGA
- a CDS encoding helix-turn-helix domain-containing protein, translating to MKTTRIQNEQGSTETDLEPVSIFSYESQIDGSRNRITLHQNLFSFLLEGEKTVYYPGATVKIHPGQFLLLSAGNCLMSEKTVAPGGSYRSMLIFFDTNVLIDFFSRHPDMPATKITERPQEPVLLFEKDTFLQHFIESLGFILADGPSLSLNRRLVKLEELLLYLGENYPGQLQKLRILSQQADEERLIRQAVTANLDQPVTVEELAFLCHTSLSTFKRRFAKIYGTSPNKWFLEKRMHKAAQLLKQGDYKVSEVYYEIGYENLSSFIQSFKQVYGVTPKQYQLAN from the coding sequence ATGAAAACCACCCGTATACAAAACGAGCAGGGATCTACGGAAACCGACTTAGAGCCCGTTTCGATCTTTAGTTATGAGTCCCAGATCGACGGGAGCAGGAATCGGATTACCCTCCATCAGAATTTGTTTAGTTTCTTGTTGGAAGGCGAAAAAACGGTGTATTACCCGGGGGCAACGGTGAAGATCCATCCCGGACAGTTTCTTCTGCTTTCGGCGGGAAATTGTTTGATGAGCGAAAAAACCGTCGCTCCGGGGGGCAGTTACCGGAGCATGCTCATTTTCTTCGATACGAACGTACTCATTGATTTTTTCAGTCGGCATCCCGACATGCCTGCCACGAAAATCACGGAACGACCGCAGGAGCCCGTATTGCTTTTTGAGAAAGACACCTTCCTTCAGCATTTCATCGAATCGCTAGGCTTTATACTGGCCGATGGACCATCCCTTTCTTTAAACAGACGGCTGGTAAAACTGGAAGAATTGTTACTCTACTTGGGCGAAAATTATCCCGGACAGTTACAGAAGTTGCGTATCCTCAGTCAGCAGGCCGATGAAGAAAGGCTGATCCGGCAGGCGGTAACGGCCAACCTGGATCAGCCGGTTACGGTGGAAGAACTTGCCTTTTTGTGTCATACGAGCCTGTCTACTTTCAAGCGACGGTTTGCTAAAATCTACGGTACTTCGCCTAATAAGTGGTTCCTGGAAAAACGAATGCATAAGGCCGCTCAACTGCTGAAACAGGGCGATTACAAAGTCAGCGAAGTGTATTACGAGATTGGATATGAAAACCTGTCGAGCTTCATCCAGTCCTTCAAACAGGTCTACGGGGTTACGCCGAAGCAGTATCAATTGGCAAACTAG